Genomic segment of Pongo pygmaeus isolate AG05252 chromosome 1, NHGRI_mPonPyg2-v2.0_pri, whole genome shotgun sequence:
AGCGGTTGCTCCTGGCTGAAGCCACAGCTTTAGGGGGATCCGAGGGGTACCCTCAGGCCACAAGGCCCTTTCCAGTAAGGATTACAAAGATGGGAAGTGCTGGCTGCCTCTGTCTGCGGCCTTTAAGTATATGCAGCTCAGACACAGCCCAACATACTCCCAGTTCCCCCAAGTGGCGATTCCTCCCAATCTGTGAAAGAAGGGAGCCCCCTCCATCTCGCACTTTCTCAGGGTTCCCAGGGGCCTCTGAGCAGCTTCTGAAGCTCCACAGCTCCGACTGACACCCCCTGGAAATTGCTTAATGCTTTCAGCCTGAGGAATCTCAAATCAGCCAGTCAGTCAATCCTGAACTACTCTGGAAGAGCAGAGTAGAGGCTCACAGTCTCAAAACCTGGATGGTCTAAAATATGAGTAACTTTTATGTTGAACATCCCCTGCCCCAGACCTTCTGAGACAAGAAGAGGCCGCTGCAGCTTAATTCTCAACCTTCCTCCTCCAGGGCCAGGACGAAAGAGAGCAAGAGGTGGCAGGGGTGGTAAAAGAAAACCTCCTCCTCTGAGCTGGCTTAGGGCAGCCCCGCTGCAGGAGACAACTGTTCTTCTAAGACCtactttaacaaatgtttatttttattttacttttatttatttatttattttttgagacagggtcttactctgccacccaggctcgagtgcagtggcatgatctcagctcaaggcaacttctgcttcccaggctgaagtgatcctcccacttcagcctcccaagtagttgggaccacaggcacacaccatcacacctggctaatttttgtatattttgtagagatgggattttgccacattgcctgggctggtcttgaactcctgggctcaagcaatcctcctaccttggcctcctaaagtgctgggattacaggcatgactgcAAGTACTACAAGATGTAGTAGTAGCAGTTCCTGGGCTGGGAGCTTTCCCTCTATTATTTTGTTAGTTCTCACAATATCCTCTTGAGGCTGGCAGTGgcaaacccattttacagatgcaggtATTGAGGATCAGAGAATTTAAGAAAATGTCCTTTGAGTTCCAAGTTCAAAGATGGAGCACAATTGATTGGTGTGGGTGGAGACAGGGTCGGAGGCAAGGCTGATGCTGGGTCATGGCCTCCACTGCCTCAGCATAGAGGAGTGGAGAGAGTATTGAACGCAAGGTAGTAAGGCTGGATTCaagccctttttatttttttttaaacagagtctcactttgtcgcccaagctggagtgcagtggctcgaccttggctcactacagcctctgcttcctgggttcaagcgattctcttgcctcagcctcctgagtagctgggattacaggcgtgtgccaccatgcccaactaatttttgtatttttagtagagacggggtttcaccatattagtcaggctggtcttgaactcctgacctcaagtgacgctcccacctgggcctcccaaagtgttcggattacaggcataagccactctGGCTGGCCTTGGATTCAAGCACTTTTAATGAAAACAGAAGGCCTTTGGGTTTTGCCATGAAGGCAAATTTCattaaactctctgagcctcagctttctcaccCGTAAaataaggttgttgtgaggatcagTGAGGAGATGCATATAAAAGCATGCAGAGGACAGTAGGGGCCCAGTGAATGTGGTGCCCCCGGATGGCCCCTCCAGCCAGCCTTGCCTCTCTTGCCGTAGGCTTCCAAGGACAGCTCTGTCCTACAGTCACAGAAGGGCCAGGCCCCAGCCCTAGGCAAATGCTGTGGCTTCTGTGGTTGTTTCAACAACTCTACTATTGCAGACGGGACCTAGACTGGCATTCTCTTGTAAATATTGATGAAGGCCCCAGATAGGGaggaataagaaaacaaagaacgTTTTATTTATGATAGAAAGAGAacccaacagaaaacaaaaatctacaGGCAGGCCCAACAGGAGGGGAGATGTTTAAATAAACCTTGGTACATTCACTCCATGGAATATTGTGCAACTATTGAAATGATGTTTACCTAGGATTTGTAATAACACCGGAAAATGCTTATTATaaaatgctaagtgaaaaaacgAAGAAactgaattgtatatttagaGTAATCACACCTAGGCAAAAATCAAGCCAAACAAAAACTTTGCACAGAAGAAAAAGACCAGAGGGACACACACCACAGTAGGGGGTGCCGTTGAGTGGCAAAATTGGGGAGATTTTTAAtacctttctctatttttttctataatgggCATGGTTGGTTTAAAGTGGAAAGCAacccaaatttaatttttttttttttttttttttttctgaagaagaaaGAATTCCTATTGGAAAAGCAAGAAGCCAAGTGACACAGATGTCACTCTGAGGCTAAGGGCAGGAGGCCAACAGACCCCAGGCTATTAAGTAAAGTCAAGTAGAACTCTGAGACTCTGGCCCCATGAAGTCATCTCAGCTGCACACCTGAGTATAGGGTCTGCAACATTCTGGTAACGACACTGGCTCTCACTCCTATATGTTGTAAATGTAGGTGTAATTGAGTTTTTTTCCCTTACAACAAAGGCTAAACAGAATAGCTGGGCCCCTGTCCTTCTTCCTACCCCAAGATGGCGCTCCTTGGAAGCAGCCCTGCTCTCCCTGGTGGGCACAGCAAAGTGCTTCTGGTTGCAAGGCCACTCTTCTGGTTCCCTGGGCCAGTCCTGGTCTGTGCGTCTCCCAGATTTCCATTCAGGTCCCTGTTCAAATGTCATCCTATCAGGGAGGCCTGATCACACGATTTAAAAGAGCAAACCCTTTCCTCCAGCACTCAGGATCCCATGTCCCTGCCTCGGCTTTCTCCTTAGTGTATATGCAGCCTAGGTACTAGgttctatgtatttctttttaaaagtgtccATTTTCCTTTGCTAGAATGTGAGCTCCATTAAGGCAGGGATCTGCTGCatctccagcacctagaacacTGCCCAGCccaaatattctgtaaatgtgtATTTCgggagtgaatgaatgcatcctgaccattttttttttttttttttggtgtgtgtacATATTTAGTTTTATTGTAACAAAGCAACTTGTATACTTTTAATGTTTAAAACTGAGCATCATCTTTCCTTTCcagtgaaacaaaaagaaaacttaaaaataaacaggaacAAAATTACAATAGAGAATGTCAATTCCAAATAAGATGCTACAGGTTCTGCTGATGCTCCCATTGAGTGGCAGGACTCAAGCCATCATTAggagagaatttatttttaaagtgtcatCTTAAACTGCAAGAACCATTGTGCCCTCAGGGTGGCTTTCCAAGGTCTTGAGCTACCTTGTTCCACCCTGATGGCCCTGACCACATTCTTCCTGAAGCCCAGCTCCAGAGCCCCAGGCCGGCACATCAGCTCTAATCTATAGGTAGTGACTGCCTGGGACACTGTGTTGAAACACTTACGAAGCCATTGTGAGGGCTTGCCAGGAAAAGATATGACGAATGATGAATGATTTTGCCAATGGAACCATAAGAGAGGTGGATCAGATGGACTGTGTACTCCTCTTCCCAGTCCAGGCCCAAATCTCAGCTCCCCATCTCATTAACAAGACCACACCCACCATCGGTTGGGGCCTGGAACACATTTGTCGGTCTTATCCCTGGAATCACTCCCCTAGTCTCTATCACAGGTATGCAATGGGCTTCGGAATGTTTTTCCAGAGTGGTCCTTGTTCCTCCTGGGCTTGGAACCTTTCCAGAACTTGACCTAGCTTGGTTGTTGCCTTGTCCTCTGCCTGGCCCCTCACTAGGGGTTGAAGGTTGGATCTGGGTCCGCCTGCCCCCAGCTCCTATGTAGGGTTCTCCTCCCAAGCAAGTCCTTCCCCCAGTCCAGCAGAACAATGCTAGTGCCTCCTTTGAGTCTTGTCACTGAAGCCATTCTGCCGCAGCCCGCAGGTCCCTTGGAGGTTCATGCCTAGTGTTGACACTGAGCTTGAATGTGGCCTTGGCTGGGTTCAGGGGTCACTCTCCCAAGAAGGTAGCCATGGCCCCAGCTGACTTTCCCTTCCTGGTCTCTGATTTAGGAATAAATTCAGCTGCTTCATCTTTTGAGGCCCAGGCCAGGGAAGTGGGGTGGGGGCGTGGCCAATGTCACCCTGTGGCCTCTGAGCCACCGTTGGCAGAGCCTGGTGCCAGAGCCCAGGGATGGTGCCAGCCACCAGGGATGGTGGCCTTCGGTGGTCCAGTGCAAGCTCTCCTCTTATGTCCATGCCAACCTCCTTTTCATCCTTTGTTCCAGTCCTGCTTCTTTCAACAAGACCCACAGCCTGGGCCCCAGCAGCTTCAGTGGACATAGGATCTAGCTGGGACCACCTGGGAAACTGGGAAGAACTTTCCCTTGGGGGCTCTCATTTATCCCCAGGGCAGATAGGGACATGAATTGTCCTTCCCATTTTCAAGACAAGGACACTGAGGTCCAAAGCatccttattttcttccttgtcagGCCGTGCTCTGGTATACCTCCCATCTCCCCTGGCTTCTGGCTGGGACCAAGAGCATCACTGCCTTCccatctgtcactgtctccctcAGAGGTAGAACAAGGGCTGTGGTAATACACTGGGTCAGGCTCTCTCCCGTCCCTCCTGGAAGGACAGGTGCTTTCCTGAGGCTGGGGGTCTCCTTCATTCAGAGTTTATCAAACCCAATGTGAAAGGAGATCCAGTCTCTGGATGCTTCACTAGACTCTTCTAGTTCCTCCACTTGGTCATCCAGCTGAAAATGTGAATGAGGCAAACCAGGTGACCATACCTGGCACAAGGAGGGCAAATTATGCTGTCACCCTGAAGTGCTGACTGGTGGTGGCTGCCCCTGCTTCCAGACAGGAAGATGGCTACAGATCTGAGAAAGTGAAATGCTCAGTTAACATGGGCAGGGCTGAGGAACAGGGTGGCCCTTGGATCACATAGTTTCTTCCCTTTGCTGAGACCTCCGTGTATCCTTAGCAGACCTCTACCAGAAGATAGCTTGGTACAATGgctgcttctctttcttccaaTAAGGAGAAAAGTAAAGTGGGCTTTGGTACATTTTCTCACAAGCAAGAGTCTCCTAGGCTGGCCCCAGCTTCAGCTATTCTACGTTTCAAACCACCACTCCCTCTGGCCAGGGCCCCTGGGGCTCCCCGGCTCCTTCCTGGTCCTGCCCAAGTCACCGACCTCCATCTTTCCCACCTGTGTGTCCCGGTGCTTTTGGGAACTgtggaggtggggcccagtggCTGATGTTTAGGAAGGGGCACTGATGGGTCAGACAGCCAACCCCTCTCCAGAGCAACTAGCAAGGGGCTGCTGGGGTCAACTGGCTCCTAGAATTATGATTGCAAAAAGGCTACGCCCCCTAAGCTTTGGTGGGGTCCTGGTGTATCCCCCCAAGAATTCAGAGTTGAAGCAAAGGCGTCATCCCTGAAGACATGAATGCCTTCTGCCTTGGAACACCAGCTGCTGGTCCTCTTTTCTGCAGTGGGGCCTCTGTAGCCCATGAAGGGTAAGACTCATCTAAGACCCCTCTCACCCCAGCCAGGGGAGGAGAAAGGACTGGAATTCACCTCTTGATGGCCACATTACTGGGCTGCCTGATTGCCTAGAAATGGCCCACAGAGGGATGGCTGGCAGTGGAGCCTGTGGCCCCCAGCTTTGCATGAGGAGCTCAGTTAAAGGACTGCTAGACCCTGGTCTGAGGCAAATCGAGGGTGGGCAAGGTCAGAACAGTGGGCAGGAGGGTGCCCTGCGGGGCCGGGAAGCTCCGCAGCTCCTTGGGCACAAACCTGGGTGAGACAGAGTCTGCTAGGAAGCAGAGGGTGCTCCGGCGTCCCACGCAGTAGATGAGGTTGTCCACCACCGCGCACTGGAAGGCATCCGGGTAAGGCGTCCGGTACGTGGCGCACTCGTACCAGAGCCGGGTGCTGGCGCTGCAGCGGTACACGGCGATACCCAGGCTGCGGTTGAGGTCAAAGCGATAGAGAAAGCCATTGACCGCCACCATCTCGGCCGTGCGGTCCTTGCTGCCCCCGGCGGGGCCGGCCCACCAGCGCTGCTCCTGCGCAGAGAAGCGGAACAGCAGGAAGCGCAGCGAGCCGCCGGTGACGAAGATCTCCTTGGCACACGCCGTGGCCGTGTGCGCCAGGGCGAACGTGTCATTGGGGAGCGGCGGGGCAAAGTCCCAGCGGTCCAGGCGGGGGTCGTAACGCTCCACCGAGTTCAGACACTCTCCACCGATGGCGTACAGGTGCCCGTCCAGGGCCACCAGCCGGCAGTGCGGCCTGGCCTGGTTCAGCGGGCACACCTCGCTCCAGATCCCCGTGAGCGGGTTGTAGCAGAAGACGCGGCTGGAGGGCTGGTGCCCGGGCCCCTGGCAGCCGGACACCACGAAGAGATAATTGAAGAGACTGCAGATGGCACAGCCCCGGGACACGGCCTCGGGGGGCAGGCGAGCTAACGGGCGCCAGACATCCAGCTCATCGTCATAGCAACAGAGGCCGCCGGAGTCTTCCTTGGGGGACACGTCAGCCACCACCAGGTACTGGCGGCCCTGGAGCCGGCGCTGCAGGATCAGCTCGCGCTCTGCCCCGCTCAGGCACCCGTAGATGTCCGGGCTGCGCAGCACCTGGAGGTAGTTTTCGCTCATCACCTTGTAGGCCGCCTCCTTCAGGGCCTCCAGGTTCTGCCTCTTGGCCAAGGTCAGCACCTCATAGCAATTGCCCAGATCCAGGTGGACCTGTGGGGCTGAAGCAGAGGTGAGCGGGATGTGGAAGAAATTGGTCCCGGCCACCAGCTGCACATGGGGCTCCTGGCTGCTTCTGCCTGAGCCAGGCAGGGCGCCCGGGTCTGGGCAGGGTGGAGCGGGGAGCCAGAAGCCATCTGGCTGCAGCTGCAGCTCTGGGTTCTCCGCTATCTGCAGAAGGCTCTCCTTCCGGCTGAAGCCTCGGGTGGAGGGCGACGGCCCTGGCTGCGGGGAGGCGGCTCTTTCGGCTGCACCCTTTGTGTCACCGGCTTGGCCTCCCGAGGCTGCCCCTGTTCCCAGGGACCCTGGCGGTGGCCTAGGGGATGGAACCTCAGTCAGGGCTGCTGTCCTGGGAGCCAGCCTGCCCTGGAAGATGGCCTGAGAGATAGATTCCACGTAGTAGTCGTACACCTTGCCCTTGAGCCTGGGCTCAACCCCCTCCACCTTCTGTATGAGATTCTCCTGCATTCGGACGCGGGCTATGGATGAGAAGGTATAGGAGGCGTTGGGGGCTCCCTCCTGCTGATGCAGGGTCAGGCCAACATCGGAGGCAGCCTCGAGAGCCCCAGCCTCTTCTCTGTTGACCCCTATCACACGGGTGAAGACCCAGCTCTGGTTCATGTCACTGCTGCCTTGCAAGGGAGCCGGGTGGTGACAGTGGGGAGGTTCTAGTTGCCCCAGCCCTGGATGCTCAGGGGGTTTGCTGTCCTGCGGTGGAGAAGGCTCACCACCGGCACAGCTGCCGTCGGCTGCTGCAATGAGTCCAGCTGGGGAGCTGTTCGGTTCGCTGCCCAAGCGGGGGAGATGGGGAGGGTCAAGGTTACCGCCAACAGCTGTTCTGGTTTCCTGGCCGCGGCAGCAAGGAGGCACCTGCTCAGAG
This window contains:
- the KLHDC7A gene encoding kelch domain-containing protein 7A — protein: MFPRGAEARDWHLDMQLTGKVVLSAAALLLVTVAYRLYKSRPAPAQRWGGNAQAEAKEEAQGSGQPAVQEASPGVLLTGPRRRRSGKGAEAPQGCSCENPRGPYVLVTGATSTDRKSQRKGSGEERGGQGSDSEQVPPCCRGQETRTAVGGNLDPPHLPRLGSEPNSSPAGLIAAADGSCAGGEPSPPQDSKPPEHPGLGQLEPPHCHHPAPLQGSSDMNQSWVFTRVIGVNREEAGALEAASDVGLTLHQQEGAPNASYTFSSIARVRMQENLIQKVEGVEPRLKGKVYDYYVESISQAIFQGRLAPRTAALTEVPSPRPPPGSLGTGAASGGQAGDTKGAAERAASPQPGPSPSTRGFSRKESLLQIAENPELQLQPDGFWLPAPPCPDPGALPGSGRSSQEPHVQLVAGTNFFHIPLTSASAPQVHLDLGNCYEVLTLAKRQNLEALKEAAYKVMSENYLQVLRSPDIYGCLSGAERELILQRRLQGRQYLVVADVSPKEDSGGLCCYDDELDVWRPLARLPPEAVSRGCAICSLFNYLFVVSGCQGPGHQPSSRVFCYNPLTGIWSEVCPLNQARPHCRLVALDGHLYAIGGECLNSVERYDPRLDRWDFAPPLPNDTFALAHTATACAKEIFVTGGSLRFLLFRFSAQEQRWWAGPAGGSKDRTAEMVAVNGFLYRFDLNRSLGIAVYRCSASTRLWYECATYRTPYPDAFQCAVVDNLIYCVGRRSTLCFLADSVSPRFVPKELRSFPAPQGTLLPTVLTLPTLDLPQTRV